One genomic region from Pecten maximus chromosome 5, xPecMax1.1, whole genome shotgun sequence encodes:
- the LOC117326692 gene encoding uncharacterized protein LOC117326692 has protein sequence MLEAPSILSFTDDPGKVTRRENNYTRAYVPSQEIEADLKRISGKLNECLYDSYRRDIDTLKPNVDIDNEMALLIAAEEDVQQSRRSLRRRARKICPSNGPTQEEDQELKTLNKSSVKDSHFESLQNLRREIYEDSVLRVAGYYKKATDQKNADVATEVVKSSLTAKSKRASNTAVEKSNNQPKIT, from the exons ATGCTTGAAGCTCCGAGCATCTTGTCCTTTACGGACG ATCCAGGGAAGGTTACGAGGAGAGAAAATAATTATACCAGG GCATATGTCCCTTCTCAAGAAATCGAAGCAGATCTGAAAAGGATTTCAGGAAAACTAAACGAGTGTT TGTATGATAGTTACAGAAGAGATATTGACACTCTCAAG CCAAATGTCGACATTGACAATGAAATGGCATTATTGATAGCAGCCGAGGAGGATGTACAACAGTCCAGGCGAA GCCTCAGAAGAAGAGCACGAAAGATTTGCCCA TCAAATGGCCCTACTCAAGAAGAAGATCAGGAATTAAAAACATTGAACAAAAGCTCTGTCAAAGATTCGCATTTCGAAA GTCTCCAGAATCTCCGCAGGGAAATCTATGAG GATTCTGTACTCAGAGTGGCAGGGTACTACAAGAAGGCCACAg ATCAAAAGAACGCTGATGTAGCAACAGAAGTAGTTAAATCATCCCTGACTGCCAAATCTAAGCGAGCATCTAATACTGCTGTGGAAAAGTCCAATAATCAACCAAAGATTACCTAA
- the LOC117326788 gene encoding uncharacterized protein LOC117326788, with amino-acid sequence MSEVREVAVKSKKKRHTGAKKSETKTAKAKVKTVKVAKLDVKIAKAKVVKAAESDTKIIKSEAKVDKTRVKSVKGAKSDANMAKVDVKAAKLVKRGKPDLITLKTLKTAEPDLIAVKTADLDVKDDEEERESKAVDGGLTKRKPFRLSMADIQAYVDSCDPERAGKRRRKKRKKGGNRNSITELPLREEDSDIIIMDKVQGLGVLPKLNPMPVYTDNFQASCVLTHLFSSRDNFDEDFEEDYIIPTYESEQKF; translated from the exons ATGAGTGAGGTTCGCGAAGTTGCTGTCAAGTCTAAGAAGAAACGTCACACTGGTGCCAAAAAGTCTGAAACAAAAACAGCCAAAGCCAAAGTCAAAACTGTCAAAGTGGCCAAATTAGACGTGAAAATAGCTAAAGCCAAAGTTGTAAAAGCAGCCGAATCTGATACAAAAATTATCAAGTCTGAGGCAAAAGTAGATAAAACCAGAGTCAAAAGTGTCAAAGGGGCCAAATCAGATGCCAACATGGCCAAAGTTGATGTCAAAGCTGCGAAACTGGTCAAAAGAGGCAAACCAGATTTGATtactttaaaaactttaaaaactgCAGAACCAGATTTGATTGCTGTGAAAACTGCAGATCTAGATGTGAAGGATGATGAGGAGGAGAGAGAATCTAAGGCTGTGGATGGAGGCTTGACAAAAAGGAAACCCTTCCGACTCTCCATGGCAGACATTCAAGCTTACGTTGATTCCTGCGATCCTGAGCGGGCAGGAA AACGAAGACGAAAGAAAAGGAAGAAGGGGGGCAATAGAAACAGCATTACAGAACTTCCACTGAGAGAGGAGGACAGTGACATCATCATCATGGACAAAGTCCAGGGACTTGGGGTGCTGCCAAAACTCAACCCAATGCCTGTATACACCGACA attttcaaGCAAGTTGTGTGTTAACCCATCTATTTTCAAGCAG GGACAACTTTGATGAAGATTTTGAGGAAGACTACATTATACCAACATATGAAAGCGAGCAAAAGTTTTAG